Proteins encoded within one genomic window of Solibaculum mannosilyticum:
- the cydC gene encoding thiol reductant ABC exporter subunit CydC, producing the protein MKKRSNFSVMAQLIGLVKPLTGFMILAIVMGLIGHLCASFITIFGGYAVLGILGFSVPFSMTVAFILMGVFALVRGVLRYAEQACNHFIAFKLLALIRDKVFKALRRLCPAKLEGRDKGNLISVITSDIELLEVFYAHTISPAAIAFLFTILLCLFIGSYHWVLGLVALAAYVTVGLIVPVVISKKSGDLGMKFRAKSGELSSFVLDSLRGLSETIQYGRGKQRLTDMNEKTDQLSADEERMKKTTGQNISITNTIILLFDLAMLLVSALLYQNGAVGFDGVLIPVIAMMSSFGPVVALANLGSTLQNTFAAGNRVLDLLEESPVVEDISGQPHVDFSGASAKNVTFSYGEETILADVSVEIPQNTVVGIVGRSGSGKSTLLKLFMRFWEVQKGEVQISGAPIHQINTTNLRELESFVTQETHLFHDSIKNNLRIAKLDATQEELEEACKKASVHEFIMSLPQGYDTPVGELGDTLSGGERQRMGLARAFLHDAPLMLLDEPTSNLDSLNEAVILKSLGEQREGKTVLLVSHRQSTMRIADTVYSVERGRMS; encoded by the coding sequence ATGAAGAAGCGAAGCAATTTTTCCGTGATGGCCCAGCTCATCGGACTGGTAAAGCCCTTGACCGGATTTATGATCCTGGCCATTGTCATGGGCCTGATCGGGCATCTCTGCGCCTCCTTTATCACCATTTTCGGCGGATATGCTGTGTTGGGCATTTTGGGATTTTCAGTACCTTTCTCCATGACGGTGGCCTTTATTTTGATGGGGGTGTTCGCCTTAGTGCGGGGCGTCTTGCGCTATGCGGAACAGGCCTGCAACCATTTCATTGCCTTTAAGCTGCTGGCCCTCATCCGGGATAAGGTGTTCAAAGCTCTGCGCAGGCTGTGCCCGGCCAAGCTGGAGGGCAGGGACAAAGGCAATCTGATCTCGGTCATCACGTCGGACATCGAGCTGCTGGAGGTCTTTTACGCCCATACCATTTCACCGGCGGCCATTGCCTTTTTGTTTACCATCCTGTTGTGCCTGTTCATCGGCAGCTACCATTGGGTGTTGGGACTGGTGGCCTTGGCGGCTTACGTCACGGTGGGACTGATCGTCCCAGTGGTGATATCCAAGAAAAGCGGCGACCTGGGTATGAAGTTCCGGGCCAAGTCGGGGGAACTGAGCAGCTTTGTGCTGGACAGCCTGCGGGGACTGTCCGAGACCATCCAGTACGGCAGAGGCAAGCAACGTCTTACCGACATGAACGAGAAAACAGATCAGCTCTCCGCCGACGAGGAGCGGATGAAGAAAACCACTGGACAAAACATTTCCATCACCAATACCATCATCCTGCTGTTTGATCTCGCCATGCTGCTCGTCAGCGCGCTTTTGTATCAGAATGGAGCCGTCGGATTTGATGGGGTTCTCATCCCCGTTATCGCCATGATGAGCTCCTTTGGCCCGGTGGTGGCTCTGGCCAATCTGGGAAGTACATTGCAAAACACCTTTGCCGCCGGCAACCGTGTGCTGGATCTCCTGGAGGAATCCCCGGTGGTGGAGGACATCTCCGGACAGCCCCATGTGGACTTTTCAGGGGCATCGGCGAAAAACGTCACCTTCTCCTATGGGGAAGAGACCATTCTCGCAGACGTTTCGGTGGAGATTCCCCAAAATACAGTGGTAGGTATCGTAGGCCGAAGCGGAAGCGGCAAATCCACACTGCTGAAGCTATTCATGCGGTTCTGGGAAGTACAGAAGGGTGAGGTACAGATCTCCGGCGCGCCGATTCACCAGATCAATACCACAAATCTCCGGGAACTGGAAAGCTTTGTCACGCAGGAGACCCACCTGTTCCATGACAGCATCAAAAACAATCTCCGCATCGCCAAGCTGGACGCCACTCAGGAAGAGCTGGAGGAAGCCTGTAAAAAGGCTTCGGTTCACGAATTCATCATGAGCCTGCCCCAGGGATACGATACGCCGGTGGGCGAACTGGGCGATACCCTGTCGGGAGGAGAGCGGCAGAGGATGGGACTGGCAAGAGCCTTCCTTCACGATGCGCCGTTGATGCTGCTGGACGAGCCCACCAGCAATTTGGACAGCCTCAATGAAGCGGTCATTTTGAAATCCCTTGGGGAACAGCGGGAAGGAAAGACCGTCTTACTGGTTTCCCACCGCCAGTCCACCATGCGCATCGCCGACACGGTTTATTCGGTAGAGAGGGGGAGAATGAGCTGA
- a CDS encoding ABC transporter ATP-binding protein/permease, with protein sequence MINKRLIGTVSKSKKYIAGNVTLQWCSLAANIVIMFCITRLLEGLYTGTVDSNSILLSAGVLLAALIVRYLCATGASRMGYLSSKEVKKTLREKIYQKLLRLGASYQEQVKTSEVVQVAVEGVDQLETYFGAYLPQFFYSMLAPITLFAILSFINFPSAIVLLLCVPLIPAAIAAVQTWAKKLLSKYWDQYTALGDSFLENLQGLTTLKIYQADAFKQEEMGKEAENFRKITMKVLTMQLNSITIMDLVAYGGAALGVIMAVTQYSAGHVTLGGCLLIILLSADFFIPMRQLGSFFHIAMNGMASSDKIFRLLDLPEDRPEDAQSVPEKGDIVCTGLRFSYEADREILHGIDLRFPQGSFTALVGESGCGKSTVAAILMGRNRKYTGSVSIGGVELTQLEESSLMRHITYISHNSYLFKGTVADNVRMGKSDASDQQLWEVLTRTKLADFLRSEQGLDTMLQENGSNLSGGQRQRLALARALLHDSPVYIFDEATSNIDVESENDIMDQIQELAKTKTVILISHRLANVVKADQIYVLDSGQVTEHGTHAELVEKKGVYESLWTAQQNLENYRKDGEPA encoded by the coding sequence ATGATTAACAAACGGCTGATTGGAACGGTCAGCAAAAGCAAAAAGTACATCGCAGGCAATGTGACGCTGCAGTGGTGTTCTCTGGCGGCCAATATCGTCATAATGTTTTGCATCACCAGGCTGCTGGAAGGGTTATACACAGGAACAGTGGATTCCAACAGCATTCTGTTATCTGCAGGCGTATTGTTGGCGGCGCTCATTGTCCGGTACCTATGCGCCACAGGAGCTTCTCGGATGGGATACCTTTCCTCCAAGGAGGTCAAAAAAACGCTGCGGGAAAAGATTTATCAGAAATTGCTGCGGCTCGGAGCCTCTTATCAGGAGCAGGTCAAGACGTCTGAAGTGGTACAGGTGGCCGTGGAGGGCGTGGATCAGCTGGAAACCTATTTTGGCGCCTACCTGCCTCAGTTTTTTTACAGCATGCTGGCACCCATCACCTTATTTGCTATTTTGAGCTTTATCAATTTTCCTTCGGCCATTGTGCTGCTTTTGTGTGTGCCGCTGATCCCTGCGGCCATTGCGGCTGTTCAGACGTGGGCAAAGAAGCTGCTGTCCAAGTACTGGGATCAGTACACTGCCTTGGGGGATTCCTTTTTGGAAAATCTACAGGGCCTTACTACACTGAAAATCTATCAAGCCGACGCCTTCAAACAGGAGGAGATGGGGAAAGAAGCCGAAAACTTCCGGAAAATCACCATGAAGGTTTTGACCATGCAGCTCAATTCCATCACTATTATGGATCTTGTGGCCTATGGAGGAGCGGCATTGGGCGTCATCATGGCGGTGACGCAGTACAGCGCCGGCCATGTGACATTGGGCGGCTGTCTTTTGATCATCCTGTTGTCGGCCGACTTTTTCATTCCCATGCGTCAGCTGGGCAGCTTTTTCCACATCGCCATGAACGGCATGGCGTCCAGTGATAAGATCTTCAGGCTGTTGGATCTGCCGGAAGACCGGCCGGAAGATGCCCAAAGCGTCCCGGAAAAAGGCGACATCGTCTGTACCGGCCTGCGTTTTTCCTACGAGGCCGACCGAGAAATTTTACACGGCATCGATCTGCGGTTCCCACAGGGCAGCTTTACCGCTCTGGTAGGGGAGAGCGGATGCGGCAAATCCACAGTGGCAGCCATCCTGATGGGGCGGAATCGAAAATACACAGGATCGGTTTCCATCGGCGGGGTGGAGCTGACCCAGCTGGAGGAGAGCAGTCTGATGCGCCACATCACCTACATCAGCCACAACAGCTATCTATTCAAAGGGACGGTGGCCGACAATGTGCGTATGGGAAAATCTGACGCTTCCGACCAGCAGCTTTGGGAGGTTCTGACAAGGACAAAATTAGCCGATTTCCTGCGCAGCGAACAGGGCCTCGACACCATGTTGCAGGAGAACGGTTCCAATCTGTCGGGCGGCCAACGTCAACGTCTGGCCCTGGCCCGGGCGCTGCTCCACGACAGCCCGGTTTATATCTTCGACGAAGCCACTTCCAACATCGACGTGGAGAGTGAAAACGATATCATGGACCAGATCCAAGAGCTGGCCAAAACCAAGACGGTGATTCTCATCTCACATCGCCTTGCCAATGTGGTAAAAGCCGATCAGATCTATGTACTGGACAGCGGCCAAGTGACGGAGCACGGGACGCATGCGGAACTGGTGGAGAAAAAGGGCGTCTATGAAAGCCTGTGGACAGCCCAACAGAATTTAGAAAACTATCGAAAGGACGGTGAGCCGGCATGA
- a CDS encoding ABC transporter ATP-binding protein: protein MSKLMLHNLHKTFSDGTIAVRNLSIKADEKRITVLAGPAGSGKSSIFRLIMGADRPDQGTVTLDDKSIVYGQDPGYNAIMISENYTLYPRMTVAQNMAFGLKIEHMDKEGIQNRVTQAASLLGIEDILANRAEELSNVEKFWVVMGRAVCRQPAVYLLDDPLRSLNPDDQLSVCRQISAVQKKLGTVVLFATRDCRQAQALEGNVVVLRDGGIAQSGTAEDISQNPHNMFVASFFSSPPLNLVDVLPHIVDGKLYFLIDHKGRPQGNYAVSIRAEEYFSKDLAQEGRELTVGIRPDGIRMDRESLNRYADCVMEATVEEVERTPWHCLILLDLDGHKLVMKAAASCGGLEEGDVIPVALLPDRMLLFDKLSGKTLLSGRDS, encoded by the coding sequence ATGTCAAAGCTTATGCTTCATAATCTCCACAAGACCTTCTCAGATGGGACCATAGCAGTACGCAATCTCAGCATAAAGGCCGATGAAAAGAGGATCACAGTGTTAGCAGGGCCGGCCGGCAGCGGGAAATCTTCGATTTTCCGATTGATCATGGGAGCAGACCGGCCCGATCAAGGGACGGTGACCCTGGATGATAAATCCATTGTGTACGGCCAGGATCCGGGCTACAACGCGATCATGATATCGGAGAACTATACTTTGTACCCTCGCATGACGGTGGCTCAGAATATGGCGTTTGGCCTCAAAATAGAACATATGGACAAAGAGGGAATACAAAATCGAGTTACCCAAGCGGCATCCCTTTTAGGGATCGAGGACATTTTGGCCAACCGGGCGGAAGAACTGAGTAATGTTGAGAAATTCTGGGTAGTGATGGGCCGCGCAGTATGCCGTCAACCGGCAGTGTATTTGTTGGACGATCCGCTTCGGTCGCTCAATCCGGACGATCAGTTGTCGGTATGCCGGCAGATATCGGCCGTTCAAAAGAAGCTGGGGACGGTTGTACTGTTCGCCACCCGGGATTGCCGGCAGGCCCAAGCGCTGGAAGGAAATGTGGTGGTGCTGCGGGACGGCGGGATAGCTCAATCGGGAACTGCTGAGGATATCTCTCAAAATCCGCACAATATGTTTGTAGCCAGTTTTTTCAGCAGCCCGCCGCTTAATTTGGTGGACGTCCTGCCCCACATTGTGGATGGAAAACTTTATTTTCTCATCGATCACAAAGGACGCCCGCAGGGCAATTATGCCGTATCCATACGAGCGGAAGAATATTTCTCCAAGGATCTGGCACAGGAAGGCAGGGAATTGACGGTAGGGATCCGTCCAGATGGAATCCGCATGGACCGGGAGAGTTTGAACCGGTACGCCGACTGTGTGATGGAGGCCACGGTAGAAGAGGTGGAGCGGACACCTTGGCATTGCCTTATCTTGTTGGACCTGGATGGGCATAAGCTGGTGATGAAAGCGGCTGCATCCTGTGGCGGTTTAGAGGAGGGGGATGTGATCCCGGTAGCGCTTTTACCGGACCGCATGCTGCTGTTTGACAAATTGTCCGGCAAGACCCTCTTGAGCGGGAGAGATTCATAG
- a CDS encoding pseudouridine synthase: protein MAKQRLDKLLAGQGFGSRSQVGRMIRCGGVQVDGVTVKSPSISCDPEKETIIVAGERLFYKPFVTLMMNKPAGILSASRDNRAKTVVDLVPDALRRRDLFPAGRLDKDTTGLLILTDDGQMAHRMLSPKKGIEKVYHVQVEGTVGKEQQDRFKQGITLADGTVCLPARMDVLEEGEKPLLRVVIMEGKYHQIKRMLGMLERPVLSLKRVSIGGLLLDDSLSEGQCRELTDEEVKAIWQRSPYPIGED from the coding sequence ATGGCGAAACAGCGTCTGGATAAACTGTTGGCCGGTCAAGGGTTTGGATCCCGGTCCCAGGTGGGAAGGATGATCCGATGCGGAGGCGTACAGGTGGATGGCGTGACGGTAAAGTCCCCATCCATCTCCTGCGATCCGGAGAAGGAGACCATAATCGTGGCAGGCGAAAGGCTTTTTTATAAACCTTTTGTAACCTTGATGATGAACAAGCCGGCAGGGATACTTTCGGCCAGCCGGGATAACAGGGCAAAAACGGTGGTAGACCTGGTGCCGGATGCTTTAAGGCGGCGGGATTTGTTTCCGGCCGGACGTTTGGATAAAGATACCACCGGACTTTTGATCCTCACCGACGACGGCCAGATGGCCCATCGGATGCTGTCCCCGAAGAAGGGGATTGAGAAGGTGTATCACGTCCAAGTAGAGGGGACGGTGGGAAAAGAACAACAGGATCGGTTCAAGCAGGGAATCACCCTGGCCGACGGCACGGTCTGTCTACCCGCCCGTATGGACGTATTGGAGGAAGGAGAGAAACCACTGTTGCGGGTGGTCATCATGGAGGGAAAATACCATCAGATCAAGCGGATGCTGGGAATGCTGGAACGTCCGGTTTTGTCGCTAAAAAGGGTATCGATCGGAGGGCTTCTATTGGACGATAGTCTTAGCGAAGGACAGTGCCGGGAACTGACGGATGAAGAAGTAAAAGCCATCTGGCAAAGAAGCCCTTATCCCATCGGAGAGGATTGA
- a CDS encoding discoidin domain-containing protein has product MKLGKTGQKRSFQTRGLAVLLSAVMAASALIGSIGAVSAAETEDKGENLALHKDVLASTVEKAEHDAPLAVDGDNGTRWASAEWNPYPGTEDKKGNDPQWFQVDLGQLETVSRVTLSWETAYSNVYRIQVSQDGEDWTTVYNTFKGDGGIDDIFFAPQKARYVRMIGTARGTFYGYSLYEFEVYGPKNSAQGTKAEVSSNEEQAGNLTDGDTSTAWTSAEKTGQSATVDLGDERTVGSVILDWGENYASSYAVYISDDNASWKQVYTTDRGQGGREIVNIAPLENTHYAVNNEENVYVAQQSARYIRVVPTAGNGDSYAINEIEVYGNPTEEEVAVNDDTIKEDMSLNDGWTLARAPDVTATAQEISSVGFDDSSWIPATVPGTVLTSYYEAGLIDDPYYSDNMDQLDQDYYNVDYWYRKDVEIPADYAGQRMLLNFDAINWQSDIFINGQKVGIMRGAFDQGEFDVSQYLIPGETNTIAVNVHIYPTATQETDWTPNFICSGGWDWMPPIPGRNIGIYKDVYLSTKKEVSVDAPFVVTDLPLPDTDSADIRVSTDLVNDSSKDITGTLKGVIQPVGVDDAAPITFEKEITIPAYTTSAVTVDQEDFPQLHVEDPLLWWPNGYGDQNLYNMNLSFEIDGKVSDVQNFNFGIREYSYDYALTTEVEEGEEPYDMQISCNGVRILCKGGNWGMPDAMLSWDDEDYDTAVKMHKDMNFNMIRTWHGTSDFEAFYDACDKYGIMVYEDFWLNGFLTPKDCGSFLDNAEIKFERLRNRACIALWCGENEATPPWPLEVLLPELAEKMDDSRMYIQRSNKAITNGEIEIDSEMSGGITYAVMDPSWYFEQAKQSLGFVTEIGTPVVPNVETMESMMDEEDLWPVRDPDGSWGKKINDMWQYHDLGGSSDIGNKGAEKYLDEIDKRYGVAQNVEEFCTLAQMLNLETNKAMFEAWNQEMWENSSGLLLWMSQSAWPSTVWQTYDSSFDVNGAYFGCKVGSEPIHIQWSALDNEVKIINNTTDVLNPVVASAYIYDMNGVQKADIHATLAAAANDDTLAFDLTDTLEDAAFAGITDVSFIKLTLRDIDGNLLSENFYWRNKDGSTNYTAMQEIPEVELTASDFSEETVDGHTTMIVTLKNDTDSVAVMTRLKVMQKKSAERVLPTYYSDNYFALLPGESKTVTVEFDEEDTNGQEAILQMEGFNTIVKGINGEAVTEPEPEPTATITSDKTEYEVEEPITMTIVTQKEVERVGLYNENGKGMGLSNITSRLNKEGMKEWTVTMTVGTAGRDRTFDLYLRQNGQWTDSYANLVVSIGVTPVDPEVTPAIYEAFFDVDSAVVNEPFTAKVETSTSIAKLGIKNERGKWITHEVLGYTDEGDKRIWEVSLSVGSVGNRIFSFTGYDADNTMLDYTVEDSIVIQKANTP; this is encoded by the coding sequence ATGAAACTAGGCAAAACAGGGCAAAAACGCAGCTTTCAAACAAGGGGCTTAGCAGTGCTTTTGTCGGCAGTGATGGCAGCCAGTGCGTTGATAGGCTCGATTGGAGCCGTATCAGCGGCGGAGACAGAGGATAAGGGGGAGAATCTGGCCCTGCATAAGGATGTGCTGGCATCCACAGTAGAGAAAGCTGAGCACGACGCCCCACTGGCCGTAGATGGAGACAACGGTACCCGTTGGGCATCAGCCGAATGGAATCCCTATCCCGGCACAGAGGATAAAAAAGGGAACGATCCCCAGTGGTTCCAGGTGGACTTGGGCCAGCTGGAAACGGTCAGCCGCGTCACGTTGAGCTGGGAGACGGCCTACAGCAATGTCTACCGTATCCAGGTCTCGCAGGACGGGGAGGACTGGACCACCGTCTACAACACCTTTAAGGGCGACGGCGGCATCGACGATATTTTCTTTGCCCCGCAAAAGGCGCGGTATGTCCGGATGATCGGCACCGCCAGAGGTACTTTCTACGGTTATTCCCTCTATGAATTTGAAGTATACGGTCCTAAAAACAGCGCCCAGGGCACAAAGGCTGAGGTTTCCTCCAATGAGGAACAGGCCGGGAACCTGACCGATGGAGATACCTCCACCGCTTGGACATCGGCAGAAAAGACTGGACAGTCGGCCACTGTGGACTTGGGGGATGAACGCACAGTAGGCAGCGTGATTCTGGACTGGGGCGAAAATTACGCATCCAGCTATGCTGTTTACATTTCGGACGACAATGCCTCTTGGAAACAGGTCTATACCACCGACCGCGGCCAGGGCGGACGTGAGATTGTCAATATCGCTCCCTTGGAGAACACCCATTATGCAGTGAACAACGAGGAAAATGTATATGTGGCCCAGCAGAGCGCACGTTACATCCGCGTGGTTCCCACTGCGGGCAACGGCGACAGCTATGCCATCAATGAGATTGAAGTGTACGGCAACCCCACCGAAGAGGAGGTAGCCGTTAACGACGATACCATCAAGGAGGACATGAGCCTCAACGATGGCTGGACCTTGGCCCGCGCGCCCGACGTCACCGCCACGGCTCAGGAGATCTCCAGCGTGGGCTTTGACGACTCCAGTTGGATTCCCGCCACAGTCCCCGGCACGGTACTCACCAGCTATTACGAGGCCGGTCTCATCGACGACCCCTATTATTCCGATAACATGGATCAGCTGGATCAGGACTACTACAACGTGGATTACTGGTACCGCAAAGATGTAGAGATTCCGGCCGACTACGCTGGACAGCGCATGCTGTTAAACTTCGACGCCATCAACTGGCAGTCGGATATCTTCATCAACGGCCAAAAGGTGGGCATCATGCGGGGTGCCTTTGACCAGGGTGAATTCGATGTATCCCAGTATTTGATCCCCGGCGAGACGAATACCATCGCCGTCAACGTCCACATTTATCCCACCGCAACCCAGGAGACCGATTGGACGCCCAACTTCATCTGTAGCGGCGGCTGGGACTGGATGCCTCCCATTCCGGGACGCAACATCGGCATTTATAAGGATGTTTATCTGAGCACCAAGAAGGAGGTGTCGGTGGACGCTCCCTTCGTCGTGACAGATTTACCGTTGCCCGATACCGATTCGGCCGATATCCGCGTCAGCACCGACCTTGTCAACGACAGCTCCAAGGATATCACCGGTACTCTCAAGGGCGTGATTCAGCCCGTGGGCGTGGATGACGCCGCTCCCATCACCTTTGAGAAGGAGATCACCATCCCTGCCTATACCACCTCCGCCGTAACGGTAGATCAGGAGGACTTCCCTCAGCTGCATGTGGAGGATCCGCTGCTGTGGTGGCCCAACGGCTACGGCGATCAGAACCTTTACAATATGAATCTTTCCTTTGAGATCGACGGGAAAGTATCCGATGTCCAGAACTTCAACTTTGGTATCCGGGAGTATTCTTACGATTACGCCCTGACCACCGAAGTAGAAGAGGGAGAAGAACCGTATGATATGCAGATTTCCTGCAACGGCGTGCGGATTCTGTGCAAGGGCGGCAACTGGGGTATGCCCGACGCCATGCTCAGCTGGGACGATGAGGATTACGATACTGCCGTCAAGATGCATAAGGACATGAACTTCAACATGATCCGCACCTGGCACGGCACCTCTGATTTTGAAGCCTTCTACGATGCCTGTGATAAATATGGCATCATGGTATATGAGGATTTCTGGCTCAACGGCTTCCTGACCCCCAAGGATTGCGGCTCCTTCCTGGATAACGCCGAGATTAAATTTGAACGTCTGCGCAACCGGGCCTGCATCGCCTTGTGGTGCGGCGAGAACGAAGCCACTCCGCCTTGGCCGTTGGAGGTGCTGCTTCCCGAGCTGGCTGAAAAGATGGACGATTCCCGGATGTACATCCAGCGTTCCAACAAAGCCATCACAAACGGCGAAATTGAAATCGACAGCGAAATGAGCGGGGGCATCACCTATGCCGTCATGGATCCCTCTTGGTACTTTGAGCAGGCCAAGCAGTCCCTGGGATTTGTCACCGAGATCGGCACCCCTGTGGTTCCCAATGTGGAGACTATGGAGTCCATGATGGACGAAGAGGATCTGTGGCCGGTCCGCGATCCCGACGGATCCTGGGGCAAGAAGATCAACGATATGTGGCAGTACCACGACCTGGGCGGTTCGTCGGACATCGGCAACAAGGGCGCCGAGAAGTATCTGGACGAGATCGACAAACGCTATGGCGTGGCTCAGAATGTGGAAGAATTCTGTACACTGGCCCAGATGCTCAACCTGGAGACCAACAAGGCCATGTTTGAGGCTTGGAACCAGGAGATGTGGGAAAATTCCAGCGGCCTGCTTTTGTGGATGAGCCAGTCGGCATGGCCGTCCACCGTGTGGCAGACCTACGACAGCTCCTTTGACGTCAACGGCGCTTACTTCGGCTGTAAGGTAGGCAGCGAGCCCATCCACATCCAGTGGAGCGCTTTGGACAATGAGGTCAAGATCATCAACAATACCACCGACGTCCTGAATCCGGTGGTGGCCAGCGCTTACATCTACGATATGAACGGCGTCCAGAAGGCCGACATCCACGCCACATTGGCGGCAGCTGCCAACGATGATACCTTGGCGTTTGATCTGACTGATACCTTAGAAGACGCCGCCTTTGCCGGAATCACCGACGTAAGCTTCATCAAGCTGACTTTGCGCGATATCGACGGCAATCTCCTTTCCGAGAACTTCTATTGGAGAAACAAGGATGGTTCCACCAACTATACCGCCATGCAGGAGATTCCCGAAGTGGAATTGACCGCCAGCGACTTCAGTGAAGAGACGGTGGATGGACATACCACCATGATCGTCACTTTGAAAAACGATACCGATTCGGTGGCCGTCATGACCCGGCTCAAAGTGATGCAGAAGAAGAGCGCTGAACGCGTCCTGCCCACCTACTACAGCGACAACTATTTTGCCCTGTTGCCCGGCGAGAGCAAGACCGTCACCGTGGAATTTGATGAAGAAGATACCAATGGTCAGGAAGCCATTCTTCAAATGGAAGGCTTTAATACCATCGTCAAGGGAATCAACGGCGAAGCCGTCACCGAACCTGAGCCGGAACCCACCGCCACCATCACTTCGGATAAGACCGAATACGAGGTGGAGGAACCCATCACCATGACCATTGTCACACAAAAAGAAGTGGAACGTGTCGGCCTTTATAATGAAAACGGCAAGGGCATGGGATTAAGCAACATCACCTCCCGTCTGAATAAGGAAGGCATGAAGGAATGGACTGTCACTATGACCGTGGGCACTGCCGGCAGAGATCGTACGTTTGACCTTTATCTGCGACAGAACGGCCAGTGGACCGATTCCTACGCCAATCTGGTGGTTTCGATCGGCGTGACACCGGTGGATCCTGAGGTGACACCGGCTATCTATGAGGCGTTCTTTGATGTAGATTCCGCTGTGGTCAATGAACCCTTTACAGCTAAGGTGGAAACATCTACCTCCATCGCCAAGTTGGGGATCAAGAACGAAAGAGGGAAATGGATCACCCATGAGGTGTTGGGCTATACCGACGAAGGTGATAAGAGAATATGGGAAGTCTCGCTGTCGGTAGGCAGTGTAGGAAACCGCATCTTCAGCTTCACCGGCTATGATGCCGACAATACCATGCTGGATTACACGGTGGAAGACAGCATTGTGATTCAAAAGGCAAACACCCCGTAA
- a CDS encoding DUF4830 domain-containing protein yields the protein MIVSIKRNFRRIAGFAAVAVGVAILLGVLLFSGGNTAASAAAGTQNFSAANAQERIQFIAQYGWEVEEDPVEVAEVAIPAQFNEVYETYNSIQKKQGFDLSRYQGKRVKRWCYQITNYPGYDGEVRVNLLVCDNKVVGGDVSSVALDGFMHGFTLP from the coding sequence ATGATTGTTTCCATCAAAAGAAATTTTAGGCGCATCGCAGGATTTGCAGCCGTGGCGGTAGGGGTGGCGATTCTGCTGGGGGTTCTTCTCTTTTCGGGAGGGAATACGGCAGCCAGTGCCGCCGCCGGTACGCAGAATTTTTCGGCTGCCAACGCCCAGGAACGCATCCAGTTCATCGCCCAGTATGGCTGGGAGGTGGAGGAAGATCCAGTAGAGGTGGCGGAAGTGGCCATTCCCGCCCAGTTTAACGAGGTGTATGAAACCTACAACTCCATCCAGAAGAAGCAGGGATTTGACCTGAGCCGATACCAAGGCAAACGGGTCAAACGATGGTGTTATCAAATCACCAACTATCCCGGATACGACGGAGAAGTACGGGTGAATCTCCTGGTATGCGACAATAAAGTGGTGGGCGGAGATGTATCCAGTGTGGCCTTGGACGGATTCATGCACGGTTTTACCCTGCCGTAA
- a CDS encoding zinc dependent phospholipase C family protein: MNTFSHITIGNTVRDAMYKETGILLPVSFVWACCKPDFTLDMIRYPHHFSEEKTLRHVQEEIRTLCRPGILHEISWHEFSVRLGMVCHYLCDFFCFVHNDSFDGSFKEHFLYEWRLDAYCRDRRHILKGIDYHYGAPDINDVDQLLEHIERSHGQYLGLHPSWGIDLICSVQICTELSRMVLQRAAETCRLPKRKRRRIPRRLVSSISQ, translated from the coding sequence ATGAACACCTTTTCCCATATCACCATCGGCAATACTGTCCGGGACGCTATGTACAAGGAAACGGGCATCTTACTCCCGGTATCCTTTGTATGGGCGTGCTGCAAGCCGGACTTCACGCTGGATATGATCCGCTATCCACATCACTTCTCGGAGGAGAAAACACTTCGGCACGTCCAGGAGGAGATCCGCACATTGTGCCGTCCCGGGATTTTGCATGAGATATCTTGGCACGAATTTTCCGTCCGCCTGGGGATGGTATGCCATTATCTATGCGACTTTTTCTGCTTTGTCCACAACGATTCATTCGACGGTTCTTTTAAGGAACACTTCCTCTATGAATGGCGTTTGGATGCCTACTGCCGCGACCGTCGGCACATCCTCAAAGGCATCGATTACCACTACGGCGCTCCGGATATCAACGATGTGGATCAACTGCTGGAGCATATTGAGCGGTCCCACGGGCAGTATCTAGGTCTGCATCCCAGCTGGGGAATCGATCTGATCTGCTCGGTTCAGATTTGTACCGAACTCTCCCGGATGGTTTTGCAGCGGGCAGCGGAAACCTGTCGCCTTCCCAAAAGAAAAAGAAGACGTATCCCCAGGCGTCTGGTTAGCAGTATATCTCAATAA